Proteins from one Listeria innocua genomic window:
- the rhaM gene encoding L-rhamnose mutarotase, whose translation MERVASIMYLYPGNQEEYKKRHDELWPEMKEALKAHGAANYSIFLEEKTDTLFAYVEVEDKAIYDKIAETEICQKWWKYMAPIMKSNPNNSPVAVDLKEVFYLA comes from the coding sequence ATGGAACGAGTGGCATCTATTATGTATTTATATCCTGGTAATCAAGAAGAATATAAAAAAAGACACGACGAACTTTGGCCAGAAATGAAAGAGGCCTTAAAAGCGCATGGAGCAGCTAATTATTCGATATTTTTAGAAGAAAAAACGGATACATTATTTGCTTATGTGGAAGTCGAGGATAAAGCCATTTATGACAAAATAGCAGAAACAGAAATTTGTCAAAAGTGGTGGAAATATATGGCTCCAATCATGAAATCAAATCCTAATAATAGCCCGGTCGCGGTTGATTTAAAAGAAGTTTTCTATTTAGCATAA